The Bacteroidota bacterium genome has a segment encoding these proteins:
- a CDS encoding peptidoglycan DD-metalloendopeptidase family protein: MKLKTTILFFTVAFPIAHIFGQLPSFTLPVQGTLGTDFYIVNHVDQNLSVGQFKDFNCGSKSYDGHMGTDFVLRSFRQMDSGVNVLAAEAGIVVAVVDTFYDRNKTGNSLGFGNYICIKHSGKYFTYYAHLKTKSFKVKKGDNIKQGQVIALVGSSGNSTDPHVHFEVWYDSASLIDPFAGNCQTLGGLWKSQPVYDTVHGIIETGLVNIVPTIDILRERPVNKYIYGINDSIVCHWALQKGVHPGDSSRTDWYDPQGKLYYTYSFGHNTQDYWYYYWFSYIYRPVLNGFYTYKYYYNNSLNDSGKFEVRLNNNITLGNNLWEITIQNLQDFVIVNMGNIESISYSLYDIAGKLIYNNTIKTHQIALDRNLYSGFYILSIQSRNSNKSFKLVL, from the coding sequence ATGAAGCTAAAAACCACCATACTATTTTTCACAGTTGCATTTCCAATTGCCCATATTTTTGGACAATTGCCCAGTTTCACCCTGCCTGTACAGGGCACTTTAGGCACAGATTTTTATATAGTGAACCACGTCGACCAAAATTTGTCTGTAGGTCAATTTAAAGATTTTAACTGTGGTTCCAAAAGCTATGATGGCCACATGGGGACAGATTTTGTATTGCGAAGTTTCAGACAAATGGATAGCGGCGTAAATGTGCTGGCAGCCGAAGCAGGTATTGTAGTTGCGGTGGTGGATACTTTTTATGATAGGAATAAAACAGGGAATAGTTTGGGATTTGGGAATTATATATGTATCAAACACAGTGGCAAATATTTTACTTATTATGCACACCTCAAAACCAAATCGTTTAAAGTAAAAAAGGGAGATAATATAAAGCAAGGGCAAGTGATTGCTTTGGTGGGCAGCTCAGGCAATTCCACCGATCCACACGTACATTTCGAAGTATGGTATGATAGTGCTTCTTTGATAGATCCTTTTGCAGGTAATTGCCAAACTTTGGGTGGTTTATGGAAATCTCAACCCGTTTATGACACCGTTCATGGTATTATAGAAACAGGTCTTGTTAATATTGTACCCACAATAGATATATTAAGAGAACGGCCCGTTAATAAGTATATCTATGGCATCAATGATTCGATTGTTTGTCACTGGGCTCTGCAAAAAGGAGTGCACCCTGGCGATAGTAGCCGTACTGATTGGTACGACCCTCAAGGAAAGTTGTATTATACTTATTCTTTTGGGCATAATACGCAAGACTACTGGTATTACTACTGGTTCAGCTATATATACCGACCTGTCCTCAATGGTTTTTATACTTATAAATACTATTATAATAATTCGCTAAACGATAGTGGAAAATTTGAAGTGAGATTGAATAACAATATAACTTTGGGAAATAATCTATGGGAAATTACTATACAAAATTTGCAAGATTTTGTTATTGTAAACATGGGAAATATAGAATCAATAAGTTATAGTCTATATGATATTGCTGGCAAACTGATATATAACAATACTATAAAAACGCATCAAATTGCTTTGGACAGAAATTTATATAGCGGTTTTTATATATTGAGCATCCAATCGAGAAATTCAAATAAATCTTTTAAGTTGGTTTTATAA
- a CDS encoding class I SAM-dependent methyltransferase, whose amino-acid sequence MQKIRSFIKRKIFRIDKDRWDYQYAKGNWEGLKSEDELQRIYIARDLIIKYGWKGNILEIGCGEGIFFNIIPTDQYTYYEGIDISEIAINKTPEIANTKFAAADMENYQPTINSFNYIIMNEVLYYSKNPMQLLKKYHPYLSPNGVFLIGMYISEKSEGIWKSIDENYSVIESVSIKQGDKTWLYKVLK is encoded by the coding sequence ATGCAAAAAATACGATCATTTATCAAACGAAAAATTTTCCGAATAGATAAGGATCGTTGGGATTATCAGTACGCCAAAGGCAATTGGGAAGGCTTAAAATCGGAGGATGAGCTACAGCGAATATATATAGCTAGAGATTTGATAATTAAATATGGATGGAAGGGAAATATTTTGGAAATTGGTTGTGGCGAAGGCATATTCTTTAATATAATACCAACTGATCAGTATACCTATTATGAAGGAATTGATATTTCGGAAATTGCAATAAATAAAACGCCAGAAATTGCCAATACTAAATTTGCGGCTGCCGATATGGAAAACTACCAACCAACTATAAATTCGTTCAATTATATCATCATGAATGAGGTATTGTACTATAGTAAAAATCCCATGCAGTTATTAAAAAAGTATCATCCCTATTTGTCACCCAATGGTGTATTTTTAATTGGTATGTATATAAGTGAAAAGAGTGAAGGCATTTGGAAAAGTATTGATGAGAATTATTCTGTGATTGAGTCAGTCTCTATTAAGCAGGGAGATAAAACTTGGTTGTATAAAGTATTGAAATAA